The proteins below are encoded in one region of Meriones unguiculatus strain TT.TT164.6M chromosome 18, Bangor_MerUng_6.1, whole genome shotgun sequence:
- the Myl6 gene encoding myosin light polypeptide 6 isoform X1, translated as MCDFTEDQTAEFKEAFQLFDRTGDGKILYSQCGDVMRALGQNPTNAEVLKVLGNPKSDEMNVKVLDFEHFLPMLQTVAKNKDQGTYEDYVEGLRVFDKEGNGTVMGAEIRHVLVTLGEKMTEEEVEMLVAGHEDSNGCINYEELVRMVLNG; from the exons ATG TGTGACTTCACCGAGGACCAGACCGCAG AATTCAAGGAGGCTTTCCAGCTGTTTGACCGAACAGGTGATGGCAAAATCCTGTACAGCCAATGTGGGGATGTGATGAGGGCCTTGGGCCAGAACCCCACCAACGCTGAGGTGCTTAAGGTCCTGGGGAACCCCAAGAGCGATG AGATGAACGTGAAGGTGCTGGACTTTGAGCACTTCCTGCCCATGCTGCAGACTGTGGCCAAGAACAAGGACCAGGGAACTTACGAGGACTATGTCGAAGGCCTCCGTGTGTTTGACAAGGAAGGGAATGGTACCGTCATGGGTGCTGAAATCCGTCATGTCCTTGTCACACTGG GTGAGAAGATGACAGAGGAGGAAGTAGAGATGCTAGTGGCAGGGCATGAGGACAGCAACGGCTGTATCAATTACGAAG AGCTCGTCCGGAtggtgctgaatggctga
- the Myl6 gene encoding myosin light polypeptide 6 isoform X2 yields the protein MCDFTEDQTAEFKEAFQLFDRTGDGKILYSQCGDVMRALGQNPTNAEVLKVLGNPKSDEMNVKVLDFEHFLPMLQTVAKNKDQGTYEDYVEGLRVFDKEGNGTVMGAEIRHVLVTLGEKMTEEEVEMLVAGHEDSNGCINYEAFVRHILSG from the exons ATG TGTGACTTCACCGAGGACCAGACCGCAG AATTCAAGGAGGCTTTCCAGCTGTTTGACCGAACAGGTGATGGCAAAATCCTGTACAGCCAATGTGGGGATGTGATGAGGGCCTTGGGCCAGAACCCCACCAACGCTGAGGTGCTTAAGGTCCTGGGGAACCCCAAGAGCGATG AGATGAACGTGAAGGTGCTGGACTTTGAGCACTTCCTGCCCATGCTGCAGACTGTGGCCAAGAACAAGGACCAGGGAACTTACGAGGACTATGTCGAAGGCCTCCGTGTGTTTGACAAGGAAGGGAATGGTACCGTCATGGGTGCTGAAATCCGTCATGTCCTTGTCACACTGG GTGAGAAGATGACAGAGGAGGAAGTAGAGATGCTAGTGGCAGGGCATGAGGACAGCAACGGCTGTATCAATTACGAAG CATTTGTCAGGCATATCCTGTCGGGGTGA
- the Myl6b gene encoding myosin light chain 6B: MPPKKDVPVKKPAGPSISKPAAKATTGTPPAKTKAEPAVPQIPSKTQEPPTDLSKVVIEFNKDQLEEFREAFELFDKVGDGKILYSQCGDLMRALGQNPTNAEVLKVLGNPKSDELKSRRVDFETFLPMLQAVAKNRDQGTYEDYLEGLRVFDKEGNGKVMGAELRHVLTTLGEKMTEEEVDTVLAGHEDSNGCINYEAFLKHILSL, encoded by the exons ATGCCTCCCAAGAAGGATGTTCCTGTGAAGAAACCAGCAGGGCCTTCCATCTCTAAGCCTGCTGCCAAGGCTACAACAGGGACCCCTCCAGCCAAGACCAAGGCTGAGCCAGCCGTTCCCCAGATCCCCTCGAAAACCCAGGAGCCTCCCACTGATCTCTCCAAAGTGGTG ATCGAGTTTAACAAGGACCAGCTGGAGG AGTTCAGAGAGGCCTTTGAGCTGTTTGACAAAGTGGGTGACGGCAAGATCCTGTACAGCCAGTGTGGGGACCTGATGAGAGCCCTGGGCCAGAACCCCACCAACGCTGAGGTGCTCAAGGTCCTGGGAAACCCCAAGAGTGATG AGCTGAAGTCCCGACGTGTGGACTTTGAGACCTTCTTGCCTATGCTACAGGCAGTGGCCAAGAACAGGGACCAAGGCACTTATGAAGACTACCTAGAGGGCCTTCGTGTGTTTGACAAAGAGGGCAATGGCAAAGTCATGGGAGCAGAGCTCAGACATGTTCTTACCACTCTCG GAGAGAAGATGACTGAGGAAGAGGTAGACACTGTTCTGGCAGGCCACGAGGACAGCAATGGCTGCATCAACTATGAGG CCTTCCTCAAGCACATCCTAAGCCTCTAA